One genomic region from Candidatus Aminicenantes bacterium encodes:
- a CDS encoding decaprenyl-phosphate phosphoribosyltransferase translates to MHIKDLFISMRPKQWVKNVFIFAPMIFVLIQRKAEHVFHLDFIGNTLLAFALFNLVTGGIYIFNDILDREHDRHHPQKRNRPIASGRLPVIEAAIFAVVLLAGVLALIYFFNREFFYISLFYVAINILYSLFLKSMVIIDIMIIAFGFVLRVMAGAAVNRIALYPWILISTFLLAIFLALIKRRQELLKIQEIVPEKVTRQTLLSYTVSLLDQMISISTATTLIAYIMYVLSPDVQQKFHSTKLFYTVPFVIFGIFRYLFLSYARGEGESPSEIIYTDLPFTVNIILWIGVFVLLVNH, encoded by the coding sequence ATGCACATCAAAGATTTGTTCATCTCCATGCGACCCAAGCAATGGGTGAAGAATGTTTTCATTTTCGCGCCCATGATATTCGTACTGATCCAGAGGAAAGCGGAACACGTGTTCCACCTGGACTTCATTGGCAACACCCTGCTGGCCTTCGCCTTGTTCAACCTAGTCACCGGCGGCATCTACATTTTCAACGATATCCTGGACCGCGAGCACGACCGGCACCATCCGCAAAAAAGGAACCGCCCCATCGCCTCCGGCCGCCTCCCGGTCATTGAGGCCGCCATTTTCGCAGTGGTCTTGCTGGCAGGCGTCCTGGCGTTGATTTATTTTTTTAATCGCGAGTTTTTTTACATCTCCCTGTTTTATGTGGCCATCAATATCCTGTATTCGCTGTTCCTGAAGAGCATGGTCATCATCGACATCATGATCATCGCCTTCGGTTTCGTCCTGCGCGTCATGGCCGGGGCAGCGGTCAATCGCATCGCCCTCTATCCCTGGATCCTGATCAGCACCTTCCTGCTGGCCATCTTCCTAGCCTTGATCAAGCGCCGCCAGGAACTGCTCAAGATCCAGGAAATCGTCCCGGAAAAAGTTACGCGCCAGACCCTGCTCAGCTATACGGTCAGTCTGCTCGACCAGATGATCAGCATCTCCACCGCCACCACCCTGATCGCCTACATCATGTATGTCCTGTCGCCGGACGTGCAGCAGAAGTTTCACTCGACCAAGCTTTTTTACACGGTGCCTTTCGTCATCTTCGGCATCTTCCGCTATCTTTTCCTATCCTACGCCAGGGGCGAGGGGGAAAGCCCTTCCGAGATCATTTACACCGACCTGCCCTTCACCGTCAACATCATTCTCTGGATCGGCGTCTTTGTCCTGCTGGTCAACCATTAA
- the larC gene encoding nickel pincer cofactor biosynthesis protein LarC yields the protein MAQELLLQTNCGASGDMILAALIDLLDAGDAFRQTFDNIGLAVTVTVEDIVKNHLRCKQVTVTAPAGRQAKTGRRSRQETSFSDLEAFIAYAPFSTGVKTNARRIFEAIFRAEADVHGEELKNVHLHEIGADDSLIDILGFCWLWEMLDCCPLFFTTLVTGRGDIQTRHGLLPVPPPAVLNLIRGLEYRSGDIESELLTPTAAAILTSCGRQADGGRTLKALKTGCGGGHKTFPNTPNILRAILSETVSLAAAPAPCGPAANDHVWVLEFSLDDSSGEMVAAAGEKIAQAGAMDIFIASGLMKKGRPGLQLTVLCADADREKVIATIFRESTVIGLRQRREERVILQRETQTIRVAGSEVRVKISSWENRVMNIKPEFADVSLLADSKLIPLKQAMLMVQGVINEKYGSVQD from the coding sequence ATGGCGCAAGAGTTGCTGTTGCAAACCAATTGCGGGGCATCGGGGGACATGATCCTCGCCGCCCTGATCGACCTGCTGGACGCGGGCGACGCATTCAGGCAAACCTTCGATAACATCGGCCTGGCCGTGACCGTTACCGTCGAAGACATCGTCAAAAACCATCTGCGCTGCAAACAGGTGACCGTCACCGCCCCAGCCGGCCGTCAAGCCAAAACAGGCCGACGCAGCCGCCAGGAAACATCCTTTTCCGACCTGGAGGCGTTCATCGCTTACGCTCCGTTTTCCACCGGGGTCAAAACCAACGCCCGCCGCATTTTTGAAGCCATTTTCAGGGCTGAAGCCGATGTCCACGGCGAAGAGCTGAAGAACGTCCACCTGCACGAGATCGGGGCCGACGATTCGCTGATTGACATCCTGGGTTTCTGCTGGCTCTGGGAAATGCTGGACTGCTGCCCACTTTTTTTCACCACCCTGGTCACCGGCCGCGGGGACATCCAGACGCGGCACGGGTTGCTGCCGGTGCCGCCGCCGGCCGTGCTCAACCTGATCAGAGGCCTGGAATACCGCAGCGGCGACATTGAAAGCGAATTGCTGACCCCGACCGCGGCCGCCATCCTGACCAGTTGCGGCCGGCAAGCGGACGGCGGGCGTACGCTAAAGGCGCTGAAAACCGGTTGCGGCGGCGGCCACAAGACGTTCCCCAATACCCCCAACATTCTGCGCGCCATCCTCTCGGAAACGGTGAGCCTGGCGGCTGCGCCGGCCCCTTGTGGGCCTGCGGCGAACGATCATGTCTGGGTGCTGGAATTCAGTCTCGACGACAGCAGCGGCGAAATGGTCGCCGCGGCCGGCGAAAAAATCGCCCAGGCCGGAGCCATGGATATTTTTATCGCCAGCGGCCTGATGAAGAAGGGCCGGCCGGGTCTTCAGCTCACCGTCCTGTGCGCCGACGCCGACCGCGAGAAGGTGATCGCGACGATTTTCCGGGAAAGCACGGTCATCGGCCTGCGCCAGCGCCGCGAGGAAAGGGTGATCCTGCAGCGGGAAACGCAAACCATCCGCGTCGCCGGATCGGAGGTGCGGGTGAAAATCAGCTCATGGGAAAACCGGGTCATGAATATCAAGCCCGAATTCGCCGACGTTTCGCTGCTGGCTGACAGCAAGCTCATTCCGCTCAAGCAAGCCATGCTCATGGTCCAGGGAGTCATTAATGAAAAATATGGATCTGTCCAAGATTAA
- the folE gene encoding GTP cyclohydrolase I FolE gives MKNMDLSKIKQGVRLILEGIGEEVDSQRLAETPARAADMFAEILSATGRDPGEFLKALTEEKHDEMVILKDIPIYSLCEHHLLPFSGKASIAYIPKKGKIIGLNTLGYLVDFLAKRLQLQERLTKQIADYLVQALDPMGVMVVIKAEHLCMAMRGVKKPGSLTITSAVRGVFRENLGPRQEAMSLLMAPESR, from the coding sequence ATGAAAAATATGGATCTGTCCAAGATTAAGCAGGGAGTGCGCCTGATCCTCGAAGGCATCGGCGAAGAGGTCGATTCACAGCGCTTGGCGGAAACGCCGGCCCGGGCCGCCGACATGTTCGCCGAGATACTCTCCGCCACCGGCAGGGACCCGGGCGAGTTCCTGAAAGCGCTAACCGAGGAAAAACACGACGAAATGGTCATTCTCAAGGACATCCCCATCTATTCCCTGTGCGAGCATCATTTGCTCCCTTTTTCCGGCAAGGCCAGCATCGCCTATATCCCCAAGAAAGGCAAGATCATCGGGCTGAACACCCTGGGCTACCTGGTCGATTTTCTGGCCAAGCGGCTGCAGCTCCAGGAGCGGCTGACCAAGCAGATCGCCGACTACTTGGTGCAAGCGCTTGACCCGATGGGGGTGATGGTCGTCATCAAGGCCGAGCATTTGTGCATGGCCATGCGCGGAGTCAAGAAACCGGGATCGCTGACCATCACTTCGGCCGTGCGCGGCGTTTTTCGCGAGAACCTCGGCCCGCGCCAGGAGGCGATGTCGCTGCTGATGGCCCCGGAAAGCCGTTGA